Below is a genomic region from Candidatus Schneideria nysicola.
TGTAATTACTGCATATGATGCTAGCTTTGCTCATTTATTTGCACTCAATGGCATTGAGGTAATACTGGTAGGAGATTCATTAGGGATGACTATACAAGGTCATAATTCCACTATACCAGTTACATTAAAAGAGATGATTTATCATACCCGTTGTGTTAGAAGAGGAGCTCCAAGCTGTTTTTTATTAGCTGACTTACCATTTATGACTTATACTACTTGGAGTCAAGCTTGTGATAGTGCTGCAAAATTAATGCGTGTAGGTGCTAATATGATTAAATTAGAAGGAGGAAGTAGATTGACTGGTATTATAAAAAAACTTACTATACAATCAATTCCCGTTTGTGGTCATATTGGATTAACTCCTCAATCCGTTAATATTTTAGGTGGTTATAAAATTCAAGGACGTGATAAAGATAGTGCTGAAATATTATTAAATGATGCTATAGCTTTAGAAAAAGCAGGAATTCAACTATTAGTTTTAGAATGTGTCCCCATAGAATTAGCAAAAAATATTACTCAATCCTTAAAAATTCCAGTAATTGGTATAGGATCAGGTTCGTATACTGATGGACAAATTTTAGTTATGCAAGATATTCTTGGAATTACTGATAAGCATGCTCCTTCTTTTGCTAAAAATTTTCTATTACAACAAGGTGGAAGTATTGCTATGGCTATTCAACTTTATATAAAAGAAGTAGAAACGGGCCTCTTTCCTTCTATACAACATAGTTTTCATTAAGTCAGAGCAGAGAGGAATAGTGTGATTATTATTGATCATCCTAATATTTTATCTCAAATATTAAAAAAATTACATCAGAAAAATAAATGTATCGCTCTAGTTCCTACTATGGGAAATTTACACGCAGGACACATGTCTTTAGTAAAATCCGCAAAAGCACAAGCAGATATTGTCATAGTGAGTATTTTTATTAATCCTATGCAATTTAATTGTAAGAATGATTTAGAATCTTATCCTCGTACCTTACAAGAAGATTATGAAAAATTATTAAGTCATAATATTGATATAGTTTTTTCTCCAATAGAGAATAAAGTTATGTATCCCAAAGGACTAGAAACTCAAAGTTTTATAGAAGTACCTAATATTACTTCTATACTAGAAGGAAAAAGTAGACCAGGTCATTTTAGAGGGGTGGCTACAATTATAAGTAAATTGTTTAATTTAATAAAACCTAATATAGTTTTTTTCGGAGAAAAAGATTTTCAACAACTTTTTTTAATCCGTCAATTAGTTCAAGATCTAAATTATGATATTCAAGTTATTGGTATACCTACAGTCAGAGCTAATGATGGATTAGCACTAAGTTCTAGGAATCGTTTTCTTAGTCAATCCCAACGTAATAAAGCACCAATATTGTATAAAGTAATGTTATATCTTGCAAAAAGAATAAAAAAGGGTGAAATGAGATACGATCTTTTATTAAAAGAAGCCGCGTTACAACTAAATAAACAAGGACTAATACCAGATTCTTTAGAAATATGTGATGCTGATACATTAACACTTCCTACATCTACTACTCAAAGATTAGTAATATTATTCTCTGTTTGGATAGAGAAAACTAGATTAATTGATAATATACAAGTGAATTTA
It encodes:
- the panB gene encoding 3-methyl-2-oxobutanoate hydroxymethyltransferase, with amino-acid sequence MKKSITISNVQSWKQKRKFAVITAYDASFAHLFALNGIEVILVGDSLGMTIQGHNSTIPVTLKEMIYHTRCVRRGAPSCFLLADLPFMTYTTWSQACDSAAKLMRVGANMIKLEGGSRLTGIIKKLTIQSIPVCGHIGLTPQSVNILGGYKIQGRDKDSAEILLNDAIALEKAGIQLLVLECVPIELAKNITQSLKIPVIGIGSGSYTDGQILVMQDILGITDKHAPSFAKNFLLQQGGSIAMAIQLYIKEVETGLFPSIQHSFH
- the panC gene encoding pantoate--beta-alanine ligase encodes the protein MIIIDHPNILSQILKKLHQKNKCIALVPTMGNLHAGHMSLVKSAKAQADIVIVSIFINPMQFNCKNDLESYPRTLQEDYEKLLSHNIDIVFSPIENKVMYPKGLETQSFIEVPNITSILEGKSRPGHFRGVATIISKLFNLIKPNIVFFGEKDFQQLFLIRQLVQDLNYDIQVIGIPTVRANDGLALSSRNRFLSQSQRNKAPILYKVMLYLAKRIKKGEMRYDLLLKEAALQLNKQGLIPDSLEICDADTLTLPTSTTQRLVILFSVWIEKTRLIDNIQVNLYHYHS